A window from Ovis canadensis isolate MfBH-ARS-UI-01 breed Bighorn chromosome 26, ARS-UI_OviCan_v2, whole genome shotgun sequence encodes these proteins:
- the CDKN2AIP gene encoding CDKN2A-interacting protein isoform X2, producing MAQEVSEYLSQNPRVAAWVEALRCDGETDKHWRHRREFLLRNAGDLVPAGGAASAPREEAADAESGTRNRQLQQLISFSMAWANHVFLGCRYPQKVMDKILSMAEGIKVTDAPIHITRDELVAKKG from the exons ATGGCGCAGGAGGTGTCGGAATACCTGAGCCAGAACCCGCGAGTGGCCGCCTGGGTGGAGGCGCTACGCTGCGACGGCGAGACCGACAAACACTGGCGCCACCGCCGAGAGTTCCTGCTCCGCAACGCCGGGGACCTGGTCCCCGCCGGCGGTGCTGCCTCCGCTCCCCGGGAGGAGGCCGCCGACGCCGAGAGCGGGACCCGCAATcggcagctgcagcagctcatCTCCTTTTCCATGGCCTGGGCCAACCACGTCTTCCTCGGGTGCCG GTACCCTCAAAAAGTTATGGATAAAATACTTAGTATGGCTGAAGGCATCAAAGTGACAGATGCTCCAATCCATATCACAAGAGACGAACTGGTTGCCAAG aAGGGGTAG
- the CDKN2AIP gene encoding CDKN2A-interacting protein isoform X1 yields MAQEVSEYLSQNPRVAAWVEALRCDGETDKHWRHRREFLLRNAGDLVPAGGAASAPREEAADAESGTRNRQLQQLISFSMAWANHVFLGCRYPQKVMDKILSMAEGIKVTDAPIHITRDELVAKVKKRGISSSNEGVEEPAKKRTIEGKNNSAVEQDRLKIPAKTSAQQESSSTCSGSSSKSESSGNSARSSSTPSQNSATSDGERAVASQSSSSAASQVTAVGSGKASEPEVPDRHGSASFVSSLLKSSVNSHVTQSTDSRQQSGSPKKSALEGSSASVSQSVSEIEVPLLGSSGSSEVELPLLSSKASSETASSGLTSKASSEASVSSSVSKNSSSSGMSSLTPKSNTSVNTMLTSKSASQVAASLLASKNSSQTSGSLVSKNTAIASVSQLASKSSSQTSTAQLPSKSTSQSSESSVKFSCCKLTNEDVKQKQPFFNRLYKTVAWKLVAVGGFSPSVNHGELLNAAIEALKATLDVFFVPLKELADLPQNKSSQESIVCELRCKSVYLGTGCGKSKENAKAVASREALKLFLKKKVVVKICKRKYRGSEIEDLVLLDEESRPVNLPPALKHPQELL; encoded by the exons ATGGCGCAGGAGGTGTCGGAATACCTGAGCCAGAACCCGCGAGTGGCCGCCTGGGTGGAGGCGCTACGCTGCGACGGCGAGACCGACAAACACTGGCGCCACCGCCGAGAGTTCCTGCTCCGCAACGCCGGGGACCTGGTCCCCGCCGGCGGTGCTGCCTCCGCTCCCCGGGAGGAGGCCGCCGACGCCGAGAGCGGGACCCGCAATcggcagctgcagcagctcatCTCCTTTTCCATGGCCTGGGCCAACCACGTCTTCCTCGGGTGCCG GTACCCTCAAAAAGTTATGGATAAAATACTTAGTATGGCTGAAGGCATCAAAGTGACAGATGCTCCAATCCATATCACAAGAGACGAACTGGTTGCCAAGGTGAAGAAAAGAGGGATATCGAGTAGCAATG aAGGGGTAGAAGAGCCAGCCAAAAAACGAACCATAGAAGGGAAAAACAATTCTGCAGTTGAGCAAGATCGTCTGAAAATTCCTGCTAAAACATCAGCTCAGCAGGAGAGCAGCTCAACCTGTTCAGGTTCCTCTTCCAAATCAGAGAGTAGTGGGAACTCAGCTCGGAGCTCCAGCACCCCAAGTCAGAATAGCGCCACAAGTGATGGAGAGCGCGCAGTTGCCAGCCaaagcagcagcagtgctgcCTCTCAGGTGACAGCAGTAGGGTCTGGAAAAGCTTCTGAACCAGAAGTTCCAGATAGGCATGGTTCAGCATCATTTGTTTCTTCATTGTTGAAATCCAGTGTGAATAGTCATGTAACCCAGTCCACTGATTCCAGACAACAAAGTGGATCGCCGAAAAAGAGTGCTTTGGAAGGCTCGTCCGCCTCAGTCTCTCAAAGCGTCTCAGAGATTGAGGTACCCTTGTTGGGCTCCTCAGGAAGCTCAGAAGTAGAGTTGCCACTGTTGTCTTCTAAAGCTAGTTCAGAGACAGCTTCCAGCGGGTTAACTTCTAAAGCCAGTTCAGAGGCAAGTGTTTCATCATCAGTTTCTAAAAACAGTTCATCATCAGGCATGTCTTCACTAACCCCCAAGAGCAACACCTCAGTGAACACAATGCTGACTTCCAAAAGCGCTTCACAGGTAGCTGCGTCACTGTTAGCTTCCAAGAACAGCTCCCAGACCAGTGGCTCTCTGGTCTCCAAAAACACTGCCATAGCAAGTGTGTCCCAGCTGGCTTCTAAGAGTAGTTCTCAGACCAGCACGGCACAGCTGCCTTCCAAAAGTACTTCACAGTCGAGTGAGAGTTCTGTCAAGTTCTCTTGTTGCAAGTTAACCAACGAAGATGTGAAACAGAAACAACCTTTTTTCAATAGACTGTATAAAACAGTGGCGTGGAAGTTGGTGGCTGTTGGTGGCTTTAGTCCCAGTGTGAATCATGGCGAGCTCTTAAACGCAGCTATTGAGGCTCTGAAAGCCACACTGGATGTGTTTTTTGTCCCGCTAAAAGAACTGGCAGATCTGCCTCAAAACAAGAGTTCTCAAGAAAGTATTGTTTGTGAATTGAGATGTAAGTCTGTGTATTTGGGCACTGGCtgtggaaaaagcaaagaaaatgctAAAGCAGTTGCATCAAGAGAAGCCTTGAAGTTATTTCTCAAGAAAAAGGTAGTggtaaaaatatgtaaaaggaaATACAGAGGCAGTGAAATAGAAGACTTAGTACTCCTCGATGAAGAATCAAGGCCTGTAAACTTGCCTCCAGCATTAAAACATCCTCAAGAATTACTGTAA